The genomic window GGATGGATCGTCTACGTGGTCCACTACGCCCGCGACGGTTTCAGCGGCCCCCACCAGCTGCGCCGGCGTGCGCAGGAATCAGCCCAGAGCGCCTAAAGAGCTAGACTCATCGGCGACACTGCCCCACCCCGCACCCTGGAGGTCGCCCACCATGAGCCGCGCCAGTGCCATCATCGCCGACGTCGTCGCCATCGCCGTGTTCGCCCTGCTCGCCCGCATGGCGCACCAGTCCGACGACATGCCGTTCACTTTCGGCGGCTGGCTGTCCACGCTGTGGCCTTTCCTCATCGGCGTGGCCGCCGCCTGGGTCGTCATCGCCGCCGCCAAGTGGGACGGGGCGAAGCTGCACCCAGCGGGCTGGGTCGCGTGGCTCATCGTGGTCGTCGTCGGCTTAAGTATCTGGGGCATCCGCAACCAGGCCTTCCCCCACTGGTCGTTCATCATCGTCGCCTCGGTCATGTCCGTGATCCTCATGCTCGGCTGGCGGGCGGTGGCCACGGCCGTCACCCGGCGGAAAACGACGGTCGCGGTCTAAAGCACGGACACGACGAAGCGCCGGGCATCCCACTCAGTCTGAGTGGGATGCCCGGCGCTTCTGGTCTTGACCTGGGCCCGGCCAGGCTAGAGGACGCTGACGCCCAGGTAATTGGCGCCCATCACGATGTAGTTGACGAGCTCGAAGATGATGTCCACTGCGGAGCTAAGCATGAGTGCCTCCAGAGATAGTTGGCGGTGTTCACGGTCTGGCCTGCCGACCACGCGCCCGCCCTGCGACAGGGCGGGACGTCGGCAAGCTCTTCTTCCCTATCTGTCGGCCACGGCGGCCATCGTGTTACATCGGGATGATGTTGTGCTTTTTCGGCAGGTCGCGGACGTCCTTGGTGCGCAGCTGACGCAGCGCCCGGCGCAGCGCGAGCCGGGACTCGTGCGGCTGGATCATCGAATCGATGTACCCGCGCTCCGCGGCGACGTACGGGCTGGTCATGGACTCGTCGTAGAAGTCCATGAACACCTTCTTCATGTGCGCCCGCTGCTCCGGGTCCGTGATCGCGTCGAGCTGCTTGCCCTGGATCATCACCACCGCCGCGGCGGAACCCATCACGGCGATCTGCGCGGTCGGCCACGCCAGGTTAATGTCTCCGGCCAGGTTTTTCGACCCCATCACCGCGTACGCGCCACCGTAGGCCTTGCGCACCACCAGCGTCACCTTCGGCACGGTCGCCTCCACCGCGGCGAAGGCGAGCTTCGCGCCGCGGTGGATCAGGCCGGCCTTCTCCTGCTCCACCCCGGGCAGGTAGCCGGGGGTGTCGACGACGAAGACGATCGGGATGTTGTAGGCGTCGCAGATGCGGATGAACCGCGCCGACTTGTCGGCGGCGTCCGCATCGATGCAGCCCGCCAGGTGCATGGGGTTGTTCGCCACATACCCCACCGTCTGGCCGTCGATGCGCCCGAAGGCGGTGATCATGTTCGGGGCGAAGTTCTCCTGCAGCTCGATGAGATCGTCGTCGTCGCCGAGCTGGACCAGCAGGTCCATCATGTCGTAGCCGGCGTTGGTGTCGTCCGGGATGAACTCGTCCAGCACCAGCTCGTCCTCGCCGGAGACGTCCTCGTCCGTGGGGGCCAGCACCGCCGGCGTCTCGTCGAAACACGTCAGCGGCAGGTGACCGAGCAGGTCGCGGACCAGGTCGAAGGCGTCGTCCTCGGAGTCGACGACGGCCTGGATGTTGCCGTTGAGCTCCTGCTGCCGCGCCCCGCCGAGCTCCGCGGAGGTGACGTCCTCGCCGGTGACCTCGCGGATGACATTGGGGCCGGTGACGTACATCTCCGCCTCGCCGTCGACCGCGATGACGAAGTCGGTGGTCACCGGCGCGTACACCGCGCCGCCGGCGGACTTGCCCATCATGATCGAGATCTGCGGGCTGCGCCCGGACAACGGCATCTGGCGCCGCGAAATTTCCGAGTACATCGCCAGCGACGTCACCGCGTCCTGGATGCGGGCGCCGCCGGAGTCCTGGATGCCGATGACCGGGCACCCGATCTTGATGGCCATCTCCATGACTTCCACGACCTTCTTGCCGAAGGTCACCCCGACCGAGCCGCCGTAGACGGTCTTGTCGTGGGCGTAGACGCACACCGGGCGGCCGTCGATGCGCCCGTAGCCGGTGACCACGCCGTCGGAGTAGACGGCGTCGTCCACGCCCGGGGTCTTGGCCAAAGCGCCGATCTCAGTGAAAGAGCCCTCGTCCAGCAGGCGGGCGATGCGGTCGCGCGGGGTGGAGCGGCCGGCCTCGTCGCGCTTGGTCCGCGCGCGCTCCGAACCGGGGTCCTGCGCCGTCTCCAGCCGCTCGCGCAGGTCCGCGAGCTTGTCGGCGGTGCTCATCGCTGTCACTGGCTTACTCACCTGATCCTTTTCATCATGTGTGCCCCGACGATCCCGATCGCCGGCTCGTCCGGCACCGCCAGGTGGTCGCCCGGCAGCTGCACAATCTCTAAATCATCGACGATAGCGGCCCACCCGCCGTCGGGGTCAATCTCCGCGTACGCCGGCTCCAGCTCGATGGCGCCGTCGTGCATCCGCTCGGAGCGGAACAACAGCACCGGAACCTCGACCGACACCCAACGGGCGAAGTCCAGGTTGCCCAGGATCTGGTTGTCCACGAAGCTGGCGCGCTGGTGCTCCAGGATACCGGCGGACAGGCCGTGGGCGGAAGCGTCGGTGGTGGCCAGGTACTGCTCCAACATGCCCAGCAGCGCCTCTTCCCCGGCGGTCTCCAGCAGCTCGAAGGGCACCTCGAACTCCAGGCCGTAGGTCTTCTTGGCGAAGTCCGCGTAGCGGCGCCAGCGCGCCTTGGTCTCCTCCATCGTCTTCGGCGCCGGGTTCGCCGGCTGGGTGGTGTCCAGCAGCGCGATGTGGTCGACGACGACGTCCGTGTCCTGCAGCTGGTGCGCGACCTCGTAGGCCAGCGCGCCGCCGAAGGACCAGCCGCCGAGGACCACCGGGCGGCCCTCGGAGTAGGCCGCGATGTCGGAGACGTAGGCCGCCGCCCGCTCTGCCAGCGAACCTTCGAGGCGCTCCACCCCGTAGACCGGGACGTCCTCGTCCAGGCGGCGGGTCAGCGGCTCATAGACGACGGTGGTGCCGCCGGCCGGGTGGAATAAGAACACGGCCGGCTTCTCCGAGCCCTCCGGGCGGGGGCGCAGGATGCGGATATTGCCTTCCACCGGGGTCTCCAGTCCCTCGCGGACCAGATCGCCGAGGGGCTCCAAAGTCGTGGCTTCGCGCACCGTCGCGGCGCTGACTTCAATGCCGGAGCGCTCCGTCAGGCGCTCGGCGATGCGCTGGGCTTGCTCGTCGGTCAGCTCCGGCAGCGGGCTGGTCACGCCGGCCACGGCGGAACCGGTGACCGTGGCCCACGTGCCGAAGACCATGCGCTCGGAGGCGTCGCGCGGGGCCACGCCCACGCCCTGGCCCTGCTCCTCCGGGGTGGCCTGCTCGGCGGTCGCCGCACCGACGCCCTCGCCCTGGACCGGGCTCATCGCGGCGTCGACCTCGCCGACCGGCTCGGCGCCACCCTGGGCGACGGCGTCCTCGACCATGGCGACCACGTCCGCGACGGACGCGTCGCGCAGCGCCTGCACCTGCAGCGGCGGGATCTGGAAGTCGTTTTCCACCCGGTTCTTGATGCGCATGCCCATCAAAGAATCCAGGCCCAGGTCGATCAGCGGCAGTTCGCCGGGCAGGTCCTCGACGTCGTAGCCCATCGACTCGGAGACGATCGCCCGCAGGCGCTCCTCCACGGATTCGCCGCTGTCCGGGTCCCACCGCACGGCCTCGACGTCGAGGTCGTCGTCAAAGCCTCCCGGTGCGGGGGCCGCCGGGGCCGGCGCCGCGTCATAGCCCACGGGCTCGACGCCGGCCAGGGCGCTGGCGAAGCCTTCCTCGATCAGGGTGGTCTCGCCGGCGGCGTCGACGGCGTACACCGCCAGATTCAGACCGCCCAGGCCCGACTCCACCATCGTGGTCACCTCACCGGAGGCGGGCAGCGTGCTGTGCCCCTTGGTGGCCACCAGCTGCGCCTCGGCGTTGACCGCGGCGGCCGCGGATTCCAGCAGCGCCAGCGCCGAGGGCGCCTGGTCGGCGTTCGTGCTGAACGCCACCGCGCCACCCGGCAGCGTGACCTTCGTTCCCGGCAGGCCGGCGGCCGACCCCGCACTGGGACGCGCGTTGGTCCAGTAGCTCAATTCCTTGAACTCGGTGACGGGGGCGTCGATGCGCTCGCCGTCGCCGTAGAGCGCGCCGAAGTCCACCGGCATGCCCGCGACATAGAGCTTCGCCAGCAGGTCCCGGATGGAGTCGGCTTCCTCGACCTTGCGCTTGAGCACGTACAACAGCTGCGCGTCGGCCTTGCCGACGGCAAACGCCGTGTTCATCATGCCCATGATCCCCACCGGGTTCGGGGCGATCTCCACGAGCGTGGTGTGCCCGGCGGCCAGCGCCTGCTCGGTGGCGTCCTGGAACCACACCGGCTGGCGCGTCATGCGCAGGAAGTACTGGTCGTCGTGGATGACCGAGCCGGCGGGGTAGACCTCGCCGCGGTCCACGGAGGAAAAGACCGGGATCGTGGTCGGCTGCGCAGCGATGCCGGCGATCTCACCGGCGAGGTCCGCCATGATCGGATCCAGCGCAGAGGTGTGCCCAGAGCCTTTGACCTGCAGCTTGCGGGCGAACTTGCCCTCTTCCTCCAGCTGGGCGACCAGCGTATCGACGGCCGAGGCCGGCCCGCCCACCGTGGTCATGCCCGGCCCGGCGTACACGGCCGGCTCCACGCCGTTAAGCGCCTCGTCGGCGTCGACGAGTTCGGTGAGCTGCTCGCGGGTGAGCTCGACGACGGCCATGGCGCCTTCCTGCTCGGTGCCGGCGATCATCTCCTCGCCCTCGCCCATGAGACGGGCGCGGTGGCAGGCGATGAGCATGCCGTCCTTCGCGGAGATCCCGCCCGCGGCATACGCCGCGGCGATCTCGCCCATGGACATACCCGCCACCGCCGCCGGCTTCGCCCCGAAACTGGCCAGCAGGTCGGTGACCGCTATCTGGATGGCGGTGACCGTGACCTGCGCGGTCTCCGTGTCATAGGTCTGCTCGTCGTCGCGGATGATCTCCAGCATCGACCAGCCGGACTCGAAGTCGACGTACCCGTCGAGCTCCTCCATCCGGGCGGTGAACAGCGGGCTCATCTCGAGCAGCTTCTTGGCCATCTTGCGGTGCTGGGAACCGAAGCCCGAGTACACGAACACCGGGCCCGTGGGCGACGGGGAATCCGCCGCGACCGACCCGATCGACGTCTTGCCCTCGGCGACCTGACGCAGCCGCTTGACCGCGTCCGCGACGTTGTCCGCCGTGACGACGGCGCGGCTGCGGCCGTGGTTGCGCCCCGCCAGGGAACGCGACACCGGCACGAGGTCGACGTCGTCACGGCCCTCCAGGAAATCGGCCAGGTTGGCGGCCGCCTTCGCCCGGCGCGACGGCAGCAGCCCGGAGACCGGCAGCGCCACGGCATTGGGATTGTCCGGGTCGATCAGCTGCGACGGGGTGGACTGCGGGGCGGGCTCGCCGTCGTCGAGGTAGTCTTCGGCGACGAATTCGCTGACCACGACATGCGCGTTGGTGCCGCCGAAACCGAAGCCGGAGACGCCCGCGATCTTGCGGCCGGAGTATTCGGGCCATTCGCGGGGGTCTTCGACGAGCTCGAGTTTTTCGGCGTCGAAGTCGATGTAGCGGTTGGGTTCGGTGTAGTTGATCGACGGCGGCAGGGTGTCGTTCTGGATGGACTGCACGACCTTGACCAGGCCGGCGACCCCGGCGGCGGATTCGGCGTGGCCCAGGTTGGTCTTCACGGAACCCAGCAGCGTCGGGTGCTTGGCTTCGCGGCCAGTGCCCAGGACCTCGCCGAGGGCGGTGGCCTCGATGGGGTCGCCGAGGATGGTGCCGGTGCCGTGGGCCTCGACGTAGTCCACGTCGGCCGGGTCTATGCCCGCGTCCGCGTAAGCGCGTTCCAGCACGTCGGCCTGGGCTTCCGGGTTGGGGGCGGTCAGGCCGTTGGAGTGGCCGTCGGAGTTGACCGCGGAAC from Corynebacterium maris DSM 45190 includes these protein-coding regions:
- a CDS encoding DUF3054 domain-containing protein, with translation MSRASAIIADVVAIAVFALLARMAHQSDDMPFTFGGWLSTLWPFLIGVAAAWVVIAAAKWDGAKLHPAGWVAWLIVVVVGLSIWGIRNQAFPHWSFIIVASVMSVILMLGWRAVATAVTRRKTTVAV
- a CDS encoding acyl-CoA carboxylase subunit beta: MSTADKLADLRERLETAQDPGSERARTKRDEAGRSTPRDRIARLLDEGSFTEIGALAKTPGVDDAVYSDGVVTGYGRIDGRPVCVYAHDKTVYGGSVGVTFGKKVVEVMEMAIKIGCPVIGIQDSGGARIQDAVTSLAMYSEISRRQMPLSGRSPQISIMMGKSAGGAVYAPVTTDFVIAVDGEAEMYVTGPNVIREVTGEDVTSAELGGARQQELNGNIQAVVDSEDDAFDLVRDLLGHLPLTCFDETPAVLAPTDEDVSGEDELVLDEFIPDDTNAGYDMMDLLVQLGDDDDLIELQENFAPNMITAFGRIDGQTVGYVANNPMHLAGCIDADAADKSARFIRICDAYNIPIVFVVDTPGYLPGVEQEKAGLIHRGAKLAFAAVEATVPKVTLVVRKAYGGAYAVMGSKNLAGDINLAWPTAQIAVMGSAAAVVMIQGKQLDAITDPEQRAHMKKVFMDFYDESMTSPYVAAERGYIDSMIQPHESRLALRRALRQLRTKDVRDLPKKHNIIPM
- the pks13 gene encoding polyketide synthase Pks13 (Pks13 is a key enzyme in mycolic acid biosynthesis.), which produces MSSTSMTESQLREWLKNWVARTTELSVDEITDATPMERFGLSSRDAVVLSGELENLLDTQLDATIAYEYPTIAQLAKRLVDGPPAETATRRTSRPAAPTAGAPGTHDIAVVGMSARFPGAKNLDEYWRLLIEGRSATGERPEGRWAEYAADPVTTAKIDAVSTAGGYLDGIDVFDNEFFGLSPVEAANMDPQQRLLLEEVWHALEDAHLPPSQLRGAAVGVFMGSSSNDYGMLITADPAEAHPYALTGTASSIIPNRVSYAFDFRGPSVNVDTACSSSLVATHDAVRALRAGDADVALAGGVNILASPFVSTAFGELGVISPSGGIHAFSDDADGFVRAEGVGVLVLKRVADALADGDDVLAVIKGSAVNSDGHSNGLTAPNPEAQADVLERAYADAGIDPADVDYVEAHGTGTILGDPIEATALGEVLGTGREAKHPTLLGSVKTNLGHAESAAGVAGLVKVVQSIQNDTLPPSINYTEPNRYIDFDAEKLELVEDPREWPEYSGRKIAGVSGFGFGGTNAHVVVSEFVAEDYLDDGEPAPQSTPSQLIDPDNPNAVALPVSGLLPSRRAKAAANLADFLEGRDDVDLVPVSRSLAGRNHGRSRAVVTADNVADAVKRLRQVAEGKTSIGSVAADSPSPTGPVFVYSGFGSQHRKMAKKLLEMSPLFTARMEELDGYVDFESGWSMLEIIRDDEQTYDTETAQVTVTAIQIAVTDLLASFGAKPAAVAGMSMGEIAAAYAAGGISAKDGMLIACHRARLMGEGEEMIAGTEQEGAMAVVELTREQLTELVDADEALNGVEPAVYAGPGMTTVGGPASAVDTLVAQLEEEGKFARKLQVKGSGHTSALDPIMADLAGEIAGIAAQPTTIPVFSSVDRGEVYPAGSVIHDDQYFLRMTRQPVWFQDATEQALAAGHTTLVEIAPNPVGIMGMMNTAFAVGKADAQLLYVLKRKVEEADSIRDLLAKLYVAGMPVDFGALYGDGERIDAPVTEFKELSYWTNARPSAGSAAGLPGTKVTLPGGAVAFSTNADQAPSALALLESAAAAVNAEAQLVATKGHSTLPASGEVTTMVESGLGGLNLAVYAVDAAGETTLIEEGFASALAGVEPVGYDAAPAPAAPAPGGFDDDLDVEAVRWDPDSGESVEERLRAIVSESMGYDVEDLPGELPLIDLGLDSLMGMRIKNRVENDFQIPPLQVQALRDASVADVVAMVEDAVAQGGAEPVGEVDAAMSPVQGEGVGAATAEQATPEEQGQGVGVAPRDASERMVFGTWATVTGSAVAGVTSPLPELTDEQAQRIAERLTERSGIEVSAATVREATTLEPLGDLVREGLETPVEGNIRILRPRPEGSEKPAVFLFHPAGGTTVVYEPLTRRLDEDVPVYGVERLEGSLAERAAAYVSDIAAYSEGRPVVLGGWSFGGALAYEVAHQLQDTDVVVDHIALLDTTQPANPAPKTMEETKARWRRYADFAKKTYGLEFEVPFELLETAGEEALLGMLEQYLATTDASAHGLSAGILEHQRASFVDNQILGNLDFARWVSVEVPVLLFRSERMHDGAIELEPAYAEIDPDGGWAAIVDDLEIVQLPGDHLAVPDEPAIGIVGAHMMKRIR